One genomic segment of Bacteroidota bacterium includes these proteins:
- a CDS encoding IS1634 family transposase produces MAKIGKKINNGAIIYLQLLTESYRIGNKTRHRGILSLGKLETIDTKEDKKLLADTIEKFISGQQVLSLLEIKPEIEKLAREFADRIINEKLLDIKTKNAEPLQAKQIAKEDWQTVNLHSIRYEEVREIGSEWLCMQALNQLGLKDLLLNLFGQNELSVNISLMHIISRAVYPASEHKTAQWIKENSAVSRLCKVPLNRVDRFKLYAASKKLFRHKKAIENHLSVKTNELFDLEDKIVFYDLTNTYFEGRKQGSKLAKFGRSKEKRNDCKIVSMAAVINAEGFLKYSRIYRGNISDPKTLNETIEQLSANTSSTGRKPIIVMDAGIMTEENARSLKSKGYDFICVNRTKLRNYKTIEGRHEEIVIYDKNENPINLQFVEKPDCTDNYLYVRSQQKALKEASMNEHFSQHYEESLENIKSALSKKGGTKKLNRVWERIGRLKERYPTANRHYEIEVIPDQDHKNAIDIRWKKNQVKPKETEGVYFIRTSLPAKDEETLWRIYNTLTEIEATFRVLKTDLALRPVFHKHDQNIEAHLFLGLIAYQLVALIRYQLKQKGINHDWRNIVRIMNTQKEVLTTIKNKKQQTVIIKKCSVPSLSAKEIYAALNFETNPYYMKKSVVPEK; encoded by the coding sequence GTGGCAAAGATAGGAAAAAAAATTAATAATGGAGCAATTATATATTTACAATTACTAACTGAGAGTTACCGCATTGGTAACAAAACAAGACATCGCGGCATTTTGAGCCTAGGCAAACTCGAAACTATTGATACTAAGGAAGATAAGAAACTTCTTGCAGACACTATCGAAAAGTTTATTTCAGGACAACAAGTTTTATCCTTGCTTGAGATAAAACCTGAAATAGAAAAACTTGCCAGAGAATTTGCCGACCGTATAATAAATGAAAAGTTGTTGGATATCAAGACTAAAAACGCAGAACCGCTCCAGGCTAAACAAATTGCTAAGGAAGACTGGCAGACAGTTAACCTGCACAGTATCAGGTATGAGGAGGTGCGTGAAATTGGTTCCGAATGGCTTTGTATGCAGGCATTGAACCAACTTGGGCTAAAAGATTTGCTGCTAAATTTGTTTGGACAAAACGAACTATCGGTCAATATTTCGCTGATGCACATCATTAGCCGTGCCGTTTATCCAGCTTCGGAACACAAGACAGCCCAGTGGATAAAAGAAAATTCTGCTGTGAGCAGATTGTGTAAAGTTCCACTCAACAGGGTCGATAGGTTTAAACTTTACGCAGCCAGCAAGAAACTCTTCAGGCATAAAAAAGCAATTGAAAATCACCTTTCGGTGAAAACCAACGAACTGTTCGATTTGGAAGACAAAATAGTTTTTTACGACCTGACCAATACCTATTTTGAGGGTCGCAAACAAGGCAGCAAGCTTGCCAAATTCGGCAGAAGCAAAGAGAAAAGAAACGATTGCAAAATAGTTTCGATGGCTGCTGTGATAAATGCTGAAGGATTTTTGAAATACAGTCGGATTTACCGAGGAAATATCAGCGACCCAAAAACCCTGAACGAGACAATTGAGCAACTCTCTGCCAACACTTCATCTACGGGCAGAAAACCCATAATAGTGATGGATGCCGGAATAATGACAGAGGAAAATGCCCGGTCGTTGAAAAGCAAGGGCTACGACTTTATTTGTGTGAACCGCACAAAACTCAGAAACTATAAAACCATTGAAGGCCGGCACGAAGAAATTGTGATATACGACAAAAATGAAAATCCGATAAACTTGCAATTTGTTGAAAAACCAGATTGTACGGACAATTATTTATATGTGCGAAGTCAGCAAAAAGCCCTGAAAGAAGCCTCCATGAACGAGCATTTTTCGCAACATTACGAAGAAAGTCTCGAAAACATAAAAAGTGCTTTAAGCAAAAAAGGCGGAACAAAAAAACTCAATCGCGTATGGGAGCGAATAGGGCGCCTAAAAGAACGCTACCCAACGGCAAACAGGCATTACGAAATAGAAGTAATACCAGACCAAGACCACAAAAATGCAATAGATATAAGGTGGAAAAAAAATCAGGTAAAGCCAAAAGAAACCGAAGGCGTATATTTCATCAGAACCAGCCTGCCGGCCAAAGATGAAGAAACACTTTGGAGAATTTATAACACACTAACCGAAATAGAAGCAACCTTCAGAGTTCTGAAAACAGACCTTGCTCTACGTCCGGTTTTTCACAAGCACGACCAAAACATTGAAGCTCATTTATTTCTCGGGCTAATAGCTTATCAGCTGGTAGCCTTGATAAGATATCAGCTAAAGCAAAAAGGAATAAACCACGACTGGCGAAATATCGTGCGAATAATGAACACACAGAAAGAAGTATTAACTACCATTAAAAACAAAAAGCAGCAAACCGTCATTATAAAAAAATGTTCAGTGCCGTCGCTGTCTGCCAAAGAAATTTATGCTGCATTAAACTTCGAAACAAATCCATATTATATGAAAAAATCTGTAGTACCCGAAAAATGA
- a CDS encoding DUF438 domain-containing protein, protein MSEYSYNKEKRIIELEKLFYAILKKKRASEAIKNNQTLINQTIPSDIITLVDILVKSKRPIEELKIGINKFLNVFYTHIKNYPSSKTKNDSFLDCCVKNNAELDKKLQAISPLIKEINKTPKDDLLQQKIANNLKIVLEYNKYYKIKENILFPMLEKQWEEFRCLNVMWSFHDDIRNNLKRLLSILMSEEFEIKEFNRLIGNVFFNMYAIIFREEKILFPFIQETISDSELNSLFAESQEIGFPYYSPKTIPNLKINSEKINSDKINLKSGNLTVEQIILIFNHLPVDITFVDENDKVQFFSTPKKRIFTRTNAVIGREVKNCHPPGSVHIVEQIVDAFRKGIKDKASFWIKMKEEYILIQYFAIRTEAGIYKGVIEVSQEISEIQSIEGEQRLLDWEK, encoded by the coding sequence ATGTCTGAATATAGCTATAACAAAGAAAAGAGAATTATAGAATTGGAAAAATTGTTTTATGCAATATTGAAAAAAAAACGAGCATCAGAAGCAATTAAAAATAATCAAACTCTGATTAATCAAACAATCCCATCGGATATTATTACTCTCGTTGACATTCTTGTAAAGTCAAAACGTCCGATTGAAGAGCTAAAAATAGGAATCAATAAATTTTTGAATGTGTTTTATACACATATAAAAAATTATCCATCGAGCAAAACCAAAAATGATAGTTTTCTGGATTGTTGTGTAAAAAATAATGCCGAATTAGACAAAAAGTTGCAAGCAATTAGCCCCTTGATTAAAGAAATAAACAAAACTCCAAAAGATGATTTATTGCAACAAAAAATTGCAAATAATCTGAAAATCGTTCTTGAATATAATAAGTATTACAAAATAAAAGAAAATATTCTTTTTCCTATGCTCGAAAAACAATGGGAAGAATTTCGATGTTTAAATGTTATGTGGTCGTTTCATGATGATATTCGCAACAATTTGAAGAGACTCCTTTCAATATTGATGAGCGAAGAATTTGAAATTAAGGAATTTAACCGACTTATTGGAAATGTGTTTTTTAATATGTATGCCATAATTTTTCGTGAAGAAAAAATCCTTTTTCCTTTTATTCAAGAAACAATTTCAGATAGTGAACTTAATTCTCTTTTTGCTGAAAGTCAAGAAATTGGATTTCCGTATTATTCTCCCAAAACAATTCCAAACCTAAAAATAAATTCAGAAAAAATAAATTCGGACAAAATAAATTTAAAAAGTGGGAATCTTACAGTTGAACAAATAATTCTAATTTTTAACCATCTGCCGGTGGACATTACATTTGTTGATGAAAACGATAAAGTTCAGTTTTTTTCCACTCCAAAAAAACGAATTTTTACCCGAACAAATGCAGTTATTGGTCGCGAAGTAAAAAACTGTCATCCACCCGGAAGCGTTCATATTGTCGAGCAAATTGTAGATGCTTTTAGAAAGGGCATAAAAGACAAAGCAAGTTTCTGGATAAAAATGAAGGAAGAATATATTTTGATACAATATTTTGCAATTCGCACTGAAGCAGGCATATACAAAGGAGTAATTGAAGTATCTCAAGAGATTTCGGAGATACAAAGTATTGAAGGCGAACAAAGATTGTTGGATTGGGAAAAATAG
- a CDS encoding T9SS type A sorting domain-containing protein — protein MINKLHNFIFFYYKITIFSHFSIINSIIDGIYSRFIGQIHYSFHINGIESIQLSTLSGKILFDKKINKNEFENDLSKFAKGIYIIKIFTKNEVFADKIIKH, from the coding sequence ATGATAAATAAATTGCATAATTTCATTTTTTTTTATTACAAAATTACAATTTTTTCTCACTTTTCAATAATTAATAGTATCATTGATGGTATTTATTCTCGTTTTATAGGCCAAATACACTACAGTTTTCATATAAATGGGATAGAAAGCATTCAACTATCAACACTCTCAGGAAAAATTTTGTTCGATAAAAAAATAAATAAAAATGAATTTGAAAACGATTTGTCTAAATTTGCAAAAGGAATATACATTATTAAGATATTTACAAAAAATGAAGTTTTTGCTGATAAAATCATTAAACATTAG
- a CDS encoding DUF2442 domain-containing protein, whose translation MYLAITNVKPKDNYILILTYENNENRQFDMKPYLDIGIFQELKNLSMFKTVKTSFDTIVWDNGADFDPEILYQKSVIDL comes from the coding sequence ATGTATTTAGCTATAACAAATGTAAAACCGAAAGATAATTATATTCTAATATTAACATATGAGAATAATGAAAATAGACAATTTGATATGAAACCTTATCTTGATATAGGTATATTTCAGGAATTAAAAAATCTAAGTATGTTCAAAACTGTTAAAACAAGTTTTGACACAATAGTATGGGATAATGGAGCTGATTTTGATCCTGAAATACTTTATCAAAAAAGTGTAATTGACCTATGA